A genomic window from Rhodococcus sp. KBS0724 includes:
- a CDS encoding CaiB/BaiF CoA-transferase family protein, producing the protein MSEGVPTGPLDGYRVIELGTLIAGPFAGKLLGDMGADVIKIESPDRPDPLRTWGQAEQDGHRFFWTVHARNKRCVTLDLRVDKGRELFLDLVEHADVVVENFRPGTLEKWGLGFDVLSERNPKLVLARVSGYGQTGPKAKSAGYASVAEAVSGFRHLNGYPGQAPPRIALSLGDSLGGMFAVQGVLAALLSRERTGRGQVVDVALTESCLAVQESTIPDYDRGGIIRQPSGTRLEGIAPSNIYQTSEGNWVVIAANQDTLFVRLCTIMGRPELAQDDRFSNHVARGKHQDELDELIGAWVALQDPSSLVERLTEVGVVAGPINTVEDVVKDPQLIERGMLVGHYDDRIGEDVLGLGVVPTFSETPGTVRNAGASTPGQDNASVWGGLLGLSGDEQATLREKGVI; encoded by the coding sequence GTGTCGGAAGGTGTGCCCACCGGGCCCCTGGACGGATATCGGGTAATCGAGCTCGGCACGTTGATTGCCGGACCCTTCGCCGGGAAACTACTCGGTGACATGGGTGCCGACGTGATCAAGATCGAGTCGCCGGATCGTCCAGACCCGCTTCGCACCTGGGGACAGGCGGAGCAGGACGGTCACCGATTCTTCTGGACCGTCCACGCCCGCAACAAGCGGTGCGTCACGCTGGATCTGCGGGTCGACAAAGGTCGCGAACTGTTTCTGGATCTGGTCGAGCACGCGGATGTCGTCGTCGAGAACTTCCGGCCGGGCACCCTCGAAAAATGGGGTCTGGGGTTTGACGTGCTCAGCGAACGCAATCCGAAACTGGTGCTGGCCAGGGTATCCGGCTACGGGCAGACCGGTCCGAAGGCCAAGAGCGCCGGCTATGCCTCGGTGGCCGAAGCTGTCAGCGGTTTCCGGCACCTGAACGGATATCCCGGCCAGGCGCCGCCGCGTATCGCACTCTCGCTCGGAGATTCGCTCGGCGGGATGTTCGCCGTGCAAGGTGTGCTCGCGGCGCTGCTTTCCCGTGAGCGAACCGGTCGAGGTCAGGTTGTGGACGTTGCGCTCACGGAATCGTGTCTGGCAGTGCAGGAATCGACGATTCCCGACTACGATCGCGGCGGCATCATTCGCCAACCCTCGGGTACCAGGCTCGAGGGCATCGCGCCCTCCAATATCTATCAGACCTCCGAGGGGAACTGGGTGGTCATCGCGGCCAATCAGGACACGCTCTTCGTCCGGCTGTGCACCATCATGGGGCGACCGGAACTGGCGCAGGACGACCGATTCTCCAATCATGTTGCGCGCGGCAAACATCAGGACGAGCTCGACGAGTTGATCGGTGCTTGGGTCGCGCTGCAGGACCCCAGCAGTCTGGTGGAGCGTCTCACGGAGGTGGGAGTTGTTGCCGGACCGATCAATACCGTCGAAGACGTGGTCAAGGATCCACAGTTGATCGAGCGCGGAATGCTGGTCGGACACTACGACGACCGGATCGGTGAGGACGTCTTGGGCTTGGGGGTTGTTCCTACCTTCAGCGAGACACCCGGCACTGTGCGCAACGCGGGAGCGTCGACGCCGGGTCAGGACAATGCGTCCGTCTGGGGTGGACTCCTCGGACTTTCGGGCGACGAACAGGCAACGTTGCGCGAGAAGGGAGTGATCTGA
- a CDS encoding hydroxymethylglutaryl-CoA lyase: MTVTEVSIREVGPRDGLQIEAPVPLSEKLRLVEALVATGVPRIEATSFVSPRAVPALADAEALAAELHRWPGVEFSALVAGIGGAKRAVAAGMGTVEYVVSASNGHSEANTRSTTEQATERIGEVVKIVHDAGGRVEVIVATAWDCPFDGPTDPDRVLRIAEQARKFGADQFSIADTIGTATPGRVGRLIDAVDARVGDFNLGVHFHNTRGSGLACALTALQHGVRNLDASTGGLGGCPFAPGASGNIATEELVYMLGDMGITTGIDLDASIRAAAVAEEIVGHGVPSNLLRAGDRIR; the protein is encoded by the coding sequence ATGACGGTTACGGAAGTCAGCATTCGTGAGGTGGGTCCACGCGACGGTCTCCAGATCGAGGCCCCTGTGCCGTTGTCGGAGAAGCTTCGACTTGTCGAAGCTCTTGTTGCAACCGGTGTTCCGCGCATCGAAGCCACGTCCTTCGTGTCACCGCGTGCTGTTCCGGCGCTAGCCGACGCAGAAGCGCTGGCAGCAGAACTGCACCGGTGGCCAGGGGTCGAGTTTTCTGCACTGGTCGCCGGAATCGGCGGAGCCAAACGGGCAGTAGCGGCGGGAATGGGAACCGTCGAATATGTCGTCTCGGCTTCGAATGGTCACAGTGAAGCCAATACTCGATCAACTACCGAGCAGGCCACCGAGCGAATCGGGGAGGTGGTCAAGATTGTTCACGACGCCGGTGGCCGGGTCGAGGTCATCGTCGCAACGGCGTGGGACTGCCCGTTCGACGGACCTACCGATCCTGATCGCGTGTTGCGGATTGCGGAGCAGGCCAGGAAATTCGGTGCCGATCAGTTCTCGATCGCGGACACTATCGGCACTGCAACTCCGGGGCGCGTCGGACGGCTGATCGATGCGGTTGACGCCCGGGTCGGCGACTTCAACCTAGGCGTCCATTTTCACAACACGCGAGGCAGTGGTCTTGCCTGCGCACTGACGGCGCTCCAGCACGGAGTTCGTAACCTCGACGCGTCCACGGGTGGGCTGGGTGGATGCCCGTTTGCCCCCGGCGCGAGTGGAAACATCGCCACCGAAGAACTGGTCTACATGCTGGGGGACATGGGAATAACGACGGGCATCGATCTGGACGCGTCCATCCGCGCGGCGGCCGTCGCGGAGGAGATTGTGGGTCATGGCGTTCCGAGCAACCTCCTGCGAGCGGGTGACCGCATCAGGTAG
- a CDS encoding multicopper oxidase family protein — MSHEFTRRALLRAIGLAGTSAALVSATRTPPRSELRSPLIFHSPPMTPFVDELPRPRVISGTTLSLDAAVHRHQFHRDFDAVPSLGFGGDNYLGPTIECHAGEALTLNFTNRLENHPLALDMDTSIHGVTEDHRRAPPSSLHLHGGVTPPGSDGHPLRAIAPGRSITHHFPNEQHAGHLWYHDHAMGITRLNVYAGLAGQYFLRDEFDTGRRGNPLRLPAEDYEMPLILQEKIFTADGYQSIRSTPIVPQGSWEGGAVGDVGVVNGKVWPRMNVARGLYRFRIINAGSYSVWNLHFSNGMHFAVIGNEHGLLDAPVRAASFRLSPGERIDVLVDFSGFREGDAVELINDEQPPFQAAMLGEVTMPAFCRFVADSRRGFTGSVPNSLRGGARQPSALPPLEVPTQVRTVTVSQPYAVRVPPAIMSLNNLRFDSTDIELPRQGTVEQWDIVNITPDPHPIHLHLVMFRILGRVPLKTFEYQAAHPQPPIGSKWTPAVDGFLGGPMIAPAPWESGWKDTVRVDGGTVTRIIVRFPTAEELGFDPDALFSPDDYLPTMAHADHHPAAQQIQGYVWHCHILDHEDHDMMLKYRTVR; from the coding sequence GTGAGCCACGAGTTCACGCGGCGTGCATTGCTCCGTGCAATCGGCCTCGCTGGAACCAGTGCAGCTTTGGTGTCGGCCACCCGTACGCCACCCCGGAGCGAACTGCGCAGTCCACTGATCTTTCACTCTCCTCCCATGACGCCCTTCGTCGACGAACTCCCGCGGCCGCGTGTTATTTCGGGAACCACACTCTCGCTCGACGCCGCGGTACACCGCCACCAATTCCACCGAGATTTCGACGCCGTGCCATCGCTGGGCTTCGGCGGTGACAACTACCTGGGCCCCACCATCGAATGTCATGCCGGAGAGGCACTCACACTGAATTTCACCAACCGACTCGAAAACCATCCACTGGCGCTCGACATGGACACCAGCATCCACGGAGTCACCGAAGATCACCGACGTGCGCCGCCGTCGTCGCTGCACCTACATGGCGGCGTCACACCACCCGGCAGCGACGGGCATCCACTACGAGCCATTGCTCCCGGACGCAGCATCACACACCATTTTCCGAACGAACAGCACGCGGGCCATTTGTGGTATCACGACCACGCCATGGGCATCACTCGATTGAATGTCTACGCCGGGTTGGCCGGTCAGTATTTCCTGCGCGACGAATTCGACACCGGCCGGCGCGGCAACCCTCTGAGACTACCCGCCGAAGACTACGAGATGCCCCTGATTCTCCAGGAAAAGATCTTCACAGCCGACGGGTATCAATCCATCCGTTCGACTCCGATCGTCCCGCAAGGTTCCTGGGAGGGCGGCGCCGTCGGAGACGTCGGTGTGGTCAACGGCAAGGTCTGGCCGCGAATGAATGTCGCGCGGGGGCTGTACCGCTTCCGCATCATCAACGCCGGGTCGTACAGCGTGTGGAACCTCCACTTCAGCAACGGAATGCACTTCGCGGTTATCGGCAACGAACATGGCCTGCTCGACGCTCCGGTGCGTGCGGCGAGCTTTCGGCTCTCACCCGGCGAACGCATCGACGTGCTCGTGGACTTCTCCGGCTTCCGCGAAGGTGATGCCGTCGAATTGATCAACGACGAGCAACCGCCCTTTCAAGCTGCGATGCTCGGCGAGGTGACAATGCCGGCCTTCTGCCGTTTCGTCGCCGATTCCCGTCGCGGGTTCACCGGCAGTGTGCCGAACTCGCTTCGCGGTGGCGCACGGCAACCGTCGGCGCTTCCGCCGCTCGAGGTTCCCACCCAGGTCCGAACCGTGACCGTCTCGCAGCCGTACGCAGTCCGCGTACCACCCGCAATCATGTCTCTCAACAATCTGCGCTTCGACAGTACCGACATCGAACTGCCCCGCCAGGGCACCGTAGAACAATGGGACATCGTCAACATCACGCCAGACCCACATCCGATTCACCTGCACCTTGTGATGTTCCGCATTCTCGGACGAGTACCTCTGAAGACATTCGAATATCAAGCGGCACATCCTCAACCGCCGATCGGTTCCAAGTGGACGCCTGCTGTCGACGGGTTTCTCGGGGGCCCCATGATCGCGCCGGCGCCCTGGGAGTCCGGCTGGAAGGACACCGTGCGGGTCGACGGCGGCACCGTCACCCGAATCATCGTCCGATTTCCCACCGCCGAGGAACTCGGATTCGATCCGGATGCATTGTTCAGCCCGGATGACTATCTACCCACCATGGCCCATGCTGATCATCACCCTGCGGCACAACAGATCCAGGGTTACGTGTGGCATTGCCACATTCTCGACCACGAGGACCACGACATGATGCTGAAATATCGTACGGTCCGATGA
- a CDS encoding TetR/AcrR family transcriptional regulator: protein MARANRLSVESWLDAAFDLLVREGVSGVKISTLCDELGVTKGSFYWHFDDIGALMEAMADYWCGTQNDAVRGLAAIESIPVEQRFEMMAQLLIDERNWSVEIAVREWARSDEKVAEAVRQLDQRIFDIIQEALLELNFDAEGARLRAGALVYAGIGFVHGRGSLPTPTSAELRKIFTLLTQKN, encoded by the coding sequence ATGGCGCGGGCCAACCGTCTGAGTGTCGAGAGTTGGCTCGACGCGGCCTTTGATCTCCTCGTGCGAGAGGGGGTTTCCGGGGTCAAGATCTCCACGCTGTGTGACGAACTCGGAGTCACCAAAGGTAGCTTCTACTGGCATTTCGACGATATCGGCGCACTGATGGAAGCGATGGCCGACTATTGGTGCGGCACACAGAACGACGCCGTGCGAGGGCTCGCGGCAATCGAATCCATTCCCGTAGAGCAGCGATTCGAGATGATGGCCCAACTACTGATCGACGAGCGCAATTGGTCGGTCGAGATCGCGGTACGCGAATGGGCGCGAAGCGACGAGAAGGTTGCAGAGGCTGTACGTCAGCTCGATCAACGGATCTTCGACATCATCCAGGAAGCACTGTTGGAGTTGAATTTCGACGCTGAAGGTGCGCGCCTGCGGGCGGGTGCTCTGGTGTATGCCGGAATCGGGTTTGTGCACGGCCGCGGCAGTCTCCCGACGCCAACCAGCGCTGAGCTCCGAAAGATCTTCACTCTGTTGACGCAGAAAAACTGA
- a CDS encoding lipocalin-like domain-containing protein, producing MTTMNIVEAWNGPGRKDGEITRTRPSDNGAHPSDNKFAFEHWYFDAHLDSGHIVVAMLQLRELVNRKPGIEIHVYSPDGTRREVVTPYSAADVSASTERCDVRIGPNTAVAEFDSGDLPVHRVHLEEEDIVFDLEFRNEVPSWMPGRGQTTYGDTEFFAWVVGAPRASVTGTVTIGAATLDARGRGYHDHNWGVGDMKRIIDRWYWGRLYVDDFSLVYATVHTQKKYGEHWSLPLMLARGDDVVLSNGELEMTEGPAVFHDVANRSFPSTLRLHIPGSVDLTLTVREVVHAHDFLADVPVARTRLVKPILNRLLGRPGYFRFRSDFLLKVTIDGETIERTGSTLHEMVALK from the coding sequence ATGACCACCATGAATATCGTGGAAGCGTGGAACGGACCCGGACGCAAGGACGGTGAGATCACTCGAACGCGCCCGAGCGACAACGGTGCGCACCCGTCCGACAACAAATTTGCTTTCGAGCACTGGTACTTCGACGCGCATCTCGACAGTGGGCACATCGTGGTTGCGATGCTTCAACTGCGTGAACTCGTCAATCGCAAACCCGGAATCGAAATCCATGTCTACTCCCCGGACGGTACGCGCCGGGAAGTCGTCACACCGTATTCCGCCGCCGACGTCAGCGCGTCAACGGAACGATGCGACGTTCGGATTGGCCCGAACACCGCTGTAGCAGAATTCGATTCGGGTGACCTGCCGGTGCACAGAGTGCATCTCGAAGAAGAGGACATCGTGTTCGATCTCGAATTTCGCAACGAGGTACCGAGTTGGATGCCCGGCCGGGGACAGACCACCTACGGCGACACCGAGTTCTTCGCCTGGGTTGTCGGCGCTCCGCGCGCCTCGGTGACGGGCACCGTCACTATCGGCGCAGCCACACTCGATGCCCGTGGTCGCGGCTATCACGACCACAACTGGGGCGTCGGGGACATGAAGCGGATCATCGATCGCTGGTACTGGGGCCGGTTGTATGTCGACGATTTCTCACTGGTGTACGCCACCGTGCACACCCAGAAGAAATACGGCGAGCATTGGTCCCTGCCACTGATGTTGGCCCGCGGTGACGATGTCGTCCTGAGCAACGGTGAACTGGAGATGACCGAGGGGCCGGCGGTTTTCCACGACGTTGCGAATCGATCGTTTCCGTCGACGCTGCGTCTGCACATTCCGGGTTCGGTGGATCTCACGCTGACGGTGCGCGAGGTAGTTCATGCGCACGACTTCCTGGCTGACGTTCCGGTAGCCCGAACCCGACTGGTCAAGCCCATACTGAATCGACTTCTCGGCCGCCCCGGATACTTCCGCTTCCGTTCCGACTTCTTACTGAAGGTGACGATCGACGGGGAAACGATCGAGCGGACGGGATCAACTCTGCACGAGATGGTTGCGCTCAAGTGA
- a CDS encoding oxygenase MpaB family protein: MTARDRTPTAFPYWEGIRKPGIARARTIVRKLTGSDIFPTTEQAQHFCNDLFAGDPVAERFVEEVFHGEIGAKAGRAMLETALTHGIDALPDAPESMRVLFEEFETVPDWVDPALVEQGAAIWRRWGTMLFSFAGAETLEIYTESAVATPLSLAGGYAGDNALRRFLETCRFWIDVSQPGALLQPGSGGRATALKVRVMHVSVRSRVANHPEWDTSKWGLPISQSYMLLTLIAGSVTPGLALWTLGYHTTPSEVRALIHFQKYMGHLLGVRVTWYPETATDSLRALAMTIVSRSYDSGKHGSELIESYPKAFAPRDGHRGLTRLREAYNFRINSVYAAMFMAPGTRRKYRMPGVIPWLLIPLLRFPLITAMELVRRFVPGAGKIVEKTMVRHRENWYHAQMNGREAAFDASGALRR, translated from the coding sequence ATGACGGCACGTGATCGAACACCGACCGCGTTTCCCTACTGGGAAGGCATACGCAAACCCGGAATCGCCCGCGCCCGCACGATCGTCAGAAAACTGACCGGCAGTGACATCTTCCCCACCACGGAACAGGCACAACACTTCTGCAACGACCTCTTCGCGGGAGACCCCGTCGCCGAACGATTTGTCGAAGAAGTCTTCCACGGTGAGATCGGGGCGAAAGCCGGCCGCGCCATGCTCGAAACCGCCCTCACCCACGGTATCGACGCCCTGCCTGACGCTCCGGAATCCATGCGCGTGCTGTTCGAGGAATTCGAAACGGTACCGGACTGGGTTGATCCGGCACTGGTCGAGCAGGGAGCGGCAATCTGGCGGCGCTGGGGCACAATGCTGTTCAGTTTCGCGGGAGCGGAAACACTGGAGATCTACACCGAATCGGCAGTTGCCACCCCACTCTCTCTCGCCGGTGGTTATGCGGGCGACAACGCACTACGACGGTTCCTCGAGACCTGCCGATTCTGGATCGACGTGTCGCAACCGGGAGCACTGCTCCAACCTGGATCCGGTGGTCGCGCAACCGCTCTCAAGGTTCGTGTGATGCACGTGTCCGTGCGGTCACGAGTAGCCAATCACCCGGAATGGGATACTTCGAAGTGGGGGCTTCCGATCAGTCAGAGCTACATGCTCCTGACCTTGATCGCCGGAAGCGTCACCCCGGGACTCGCACTATGGACACTCGGCTACCACACCACACCATCCGAGGTCCGGGCTCTGATCCACTTCCAGAAGTACATGGGACACCTTCTGGGGGTGCGCGTCACGTGGTACCCGGAAACCGCGACGGATTCCCTACGCGCTCTTGCCATGACGATTGTGTCGAGGTCGTACGACTCCGGCAAGCACGGTAGCGAACTGATCGAGAGTTACCCGAAAGCCTTTGCTCCGCGCGACGGCCATCGCGGGCTCACTCGGTTACGGGAGGCGTATAACTTTCGCATCAATTCGGTGTACGCCGCGATGTTCATGGCGCCGGGCACACGGCGGAAGTACCGGATGCCCGGTGTCATTCCCTGGCTACTCATTCCCCTACTGAGATTCCCGCTCATCACCGCAATGGAATTGGTCAGACGCTTTGTTCCCGGCGCCGGCAAAATCGTGGAAAAGACGATGGTCAGGCATCGCGAAAACTGGTACCACGCCCAAATGAATGGCCGCGAGGCCGCATTCGATGCAAGCGGCGCACTACGCCGATAG
- a CDS encoding TetR/AcrR family transcriptional regulator produces MRGRLLDAAIESLVELGYARTSTQEIARRAGVSRGTQLHHFPTKESLVVAAVEYLVDKRLAEILSAEVDSGRGLEVLADAFSGPLFYAALELWVAARTDPALHAATVPLERKVSEALEFGSAEVFGDRFDSETVELTVELVRGLAVSALFRTPEADEALRARLLPAWQSRVENK; encoded by the coding sequence ATGCGCGGGCGACTGCTCGATGCGGCGATCGAATCGCTGGTCGAACTGGGTTACGCACGGACGAGCACCCAGGAGATCGCTCGCCGAGCGGGTGTCTCGCGCGGCACTCAACTCCATCATTTCCCGACCAAGGAATCGCTGGTCGTCGCCGCGGTCGAATATCTGGTGGACAAACGACTGGCGGAAATCCTGTCGGCGGAGGTGGATAGCGGCCGCGGTTTGGAGGTACTTGCCGACGCATTTTCCGGTCCGCTGTTCTACGCAGCACTCGAACTGTGGGTGGCGGCTCGCACCGACCCCGCACTGCATGCGGCGACCGTGCCGCTCGAGCGCAAGGTGAGCGAGGCTCTCGAATTCGGTAGCGCCGAAGTCTTCGGCGATCGCTTCGATTCCGAGACAGTCGAATTGACTGTCGAACTTGTCCGAGGGCTTGCGGTGTCCGCCCTGTTCCGTACCCCGGAAGCCGACGAAGCGCTGCGCGCGCGACTGCTGCCGGCCTGGCAATCCCGAGTGGAGAACAAGTGA
- a CDS encoding NAD(P)/FAD-dependent oxidoreductase, with the protein MKLPEHVETLIVGAGFAGMGLAARVLRDDPAADIVLIERAADVGGTWRDNTYPGCACDVPTALYSYSFAPSADWSHTFARQPEIFAYLKKVAADTGIGDRVVLNCELEAAVWDEDMALWHVQTSRGVLTAKALVAATGALSTPRVPDFPGLDQFSGTTFHSATWNHEHDLRGERIAVIGTGASAVQFVPEIVDKAAHVAVFQRTPAWVIPRADRSLPPLQKSLYTKVPAAQKAVRGTVYGFREALGAAMSHATWVLPAFEMVAKAHLRRQVKDRELRRKLTPDFTIGCKRMLLSNDWLRTLDRADVSLIDSGLVSVTEDGVVDGHGIEHKVDTIIFATGFTPTEPPVAHLITGKHGATLAERWNGSPSAYKGTTVSGFPNLFLMYGPNTNLGHSSIVYMLESQAEYVNDALNIMKREGLDALDVDESAQAQYNKGVQHELKHTVWNKGGCSSWYIDAEGRNSVQWPTFTFTFRSLLGKFDRENYSARKIESVDA; encoded by the coding sequence GTGAAACTTCCCGAACATGTCGAAACGCTGATCGTCGGCGCCGGATTTGCCGGTATGGGCCTGGCGGCCAGAGTGCTTCGCGACGACCCGGCCGCGGATATCGTGCTGATCGAGCGCGCCGCCGACGTCGGTGGCACCTGGCGAGACAACACCTACCCGGGCTGTGCGTGCGACGTGCCGACGGCGTTGTACTCGTATTCCTTTGCGCCGAGCGCAGACTGGAGTCATACCTTTGCCCGTCAGCCGGAGATCTTTGCCTACTTGAAGAAGGTGGCTGCTGACACCGGTATCGGAGATCGAGTGGTTCTGAACTGCGAACTCGAAGCCGCGGTCTGGGACGAGGATATGGCGTTGTGGCACGTGCAGACTTCTCGAGGGGTGTTGACGGCCAAGGCTCTGGTGGCTGCGACCGGAGCACTGTCCACGCCCAGGGTTCCCGACTTTCCCGGTCTCGACCAATTCTCGGGAACCACTTTCCATTCCGCGACGTGGAACCACGAGCACGATCTGCGGGGCGAGCGCATCGCGGTGATCGGTACGGGTGCGTCGGCAGTGCAATTCGTTCCCGAAATCGTCGACAAGGCAGCTCATGTCGCCGTGTTCCAGCGGACTCCCGCCTGGGTTATTCCGCGGGCGGATAGATCACTTCCTCCACTTCAAAAGTCTTTGTACACCAAGGTTCCCGCTGCGCAGAAGGCTGTTCGCGGAACCGTCTACGGTTTTCGCGAGGCGCTGGGCGCGGCAATGTCGCACGCCACCTGGGTGTTACCGGCTTTCGAGATGGTGGCAAAGGCACATCTGCGGCGACAGGTGAAGGACCGCGAGTTGCGCCGGAAACTGACCCCCGACTTCACCATCGGTTGCAAGCGAATGCTCCTGTCCAACGACTGGTTGCGAACCCTCGATCGCGCGGACGTGAGCCTGATCGACAGTGGGCTCGTCTCGGTCACCGAAGACGGAGTGGTCGACGGGCACGGCATAGAACACAAAGTCGACACCATCATCTTCGCAACCGGATTCACGCCGACGGAACCACCTGTTGCACACCTGATAACGGGGAAGCACGGCGCAACGCTGGCCGAACGGTGGAACGGAAGCCCCAGCGCGTACAAGGGAACGACGGTCAGCGGCTTTCCGAATCTGTTCCTCATGTACGGTCCCAACACCAACCTCGGCCACAGCTCGATCGTGTACATGCTCGAGTCCCAGGCCGAGTACGTCAACGACGCGTTGAACATCATGAAGCGCGAGGGGCTCGACGCACTCGACGTAGATGAGTCGGCACAGGCGCAGTACAACAAGGGAGTCCAGCACGAGCTGAAGCACACGGTGTGGAACAAAGGCGGCTGCTCGAGCTGGTACATCGATGCCGAGGGGCGTAACTCGGTGCAGTGGCCGACGTTTACCTTCACATTTCGTTCCCTCCTCGGGAAATTCGATCGGGAGAACTACTCGGCCCGGAAGATCGAAAGCGTCGACGCATGA
- a CDS encoding FAD-dependent oxidoreductase, with protein MSATHYDVVVIGSGFGGSVAALRLTEKGYRVGVLESGRRFSDDELPETSWRLRKYLWAPWIGCYGVQRIHLLPDVLVMAGSGVGGGSLNYANTLYQPPKRFFEDRQWAHITDWRDELEPYYDQAKRMLGVRTNPSFTPADAVMKEVAEEMGVGETFTSTPVGVFFGDAGVSVPDPFFGGKGPERTGCTECGGCMTGCRVGAKNTLVKNYLHLAENAGAQVHPLTTVTDLRPRDAGGYQLLARRTDGIRKREQVFTADQVVVAAGTYGTARLLLGMKESGALPRLSNALGTVVRTNSEAVLAATSKSRRRDFTQGVAITSSFHPDDHTHIEPVRYGKGSNAIGLLQTVLSDGGGKVPRILKTLAVAARHPGAFARSLSVRNWSERTVIALVMQTDDNSLELSKNKRRFGRSLTSRPGPGDPPPTWIPQGHTAIRKVAQKIDGDPGGSIAEIVNIPMTAHFLGGCAIGDSPSAGVVDPYLRVYGYNGLHVMDGSVVSANLGVNPSLTITAQAERACALWPNAGTDDARPAVGAPYVRLDPTLPSSPVVPEHAPGALRLPLILRTEKVPDVERP; from the coding sequence ATGAGCGCAACGCACTACGACGTCGTAGTCATCGGATCGGGGTTCGGCGGTAGCGTCGCCGCTCTTCGTCTGACGGAGAAAGGCTATCGCGTCGGAGTGCTCGAGTCAGGTCGCAGATTCTCCGACGACGAGCTCCCCGAAACCAGTTGGCGACTGCGAAAGTACCTGTGGGCGCCGTGGATCGGGTGTTACGGGGTTCAACGCATTCACCTTCTCCCGGATGTTCTGGTCATGGCAGGTTCCGGAGTTGGCGGCGGATCACTCAATTACGCCAACACCCTGTATCAGCCACCCAAGCGATTCTTCGAGGACCGGCAGTGGGCACACATCACCGACTGGCGAGACGAGTTGGAGCCGTACTACGACCAGGCAAAACGAATGTTGGGTGTGCGAACCAACCCGTCGTTCACTCCGGCCGACGCGGTGATGAAGGAAGTGGCCGAGGAAATGGGCGTGGGCGAGACATTCACGTCCACACCAGTTGGCGTCTTCTTCGGGGATGCCGGAGTGTCCGTGCCCGATCCGTTCTTCGGCGGGAAAGGGCCGGAGAGAACGGGGTGTACCGAATGCGGTGGCTGCATGACGGGGTGCCGCGTCGGCGCGAAGAACACATTGGTCAAGAATTATCTGCACTTGGCTGAAAATGCTGGGGCGCAAGTTCATCCGCTGACAACCGTCACCGATCTCCGGCCGCGTGATGCCGGTGGGTACCAACTGCTCGCTCGGCGGACGGACGGTATCCGAAAGCGCGAACAGGTTTTCACTGCTGATCAGGTAGTGGTGGCTGCCGGCACGTATGGAACAGCACGGCTGTTGCTCGGGATGAAGGAGTCCGGCGCGCTGCCGCGTCTGTCGAATGCGCTGGGCACTGTGGTTCGCACCAATTCCGAAGCGGTGCTTGCCGCAACCTCGAAGTCGCGTCGACGCGACTTCACGCAGGGTGTTGCCATCACGTCGTCGTTCCATCCGGACGATCACACGCACATCGAACCCGTGCGATACGGAAAGGGCAGCAATGCAATCGGCCTCCTGCAAACTGTTCTCAGCGACGGTGGTGGGAAGGTGCCGCGGATTTTGAAGACGCTGGCCGTGGCTGCGCGCCATCCGGGCGCCTTTGCTCGGTCACTGTCGGTGCGGAACTGGTCCGAGCGGACCGTCATTGCTCTGGTGATGCAGACGGACGACAATTCTCTCGAGCTGTCCAAGAACAAAAGAAGGTTCGGACGCTCGCTTACCAGTCGCCCTGGTCCCGGTGATCCGCCACCGACGTGGATTCCGCAAGGCCACACCGCTATTCGTAAAGTGGCGCAGAAGATCGACGGTGATCCGGGTGGTTCCATCGCCGAGATCGTGAATATTCCGATGACGGCACACTTCCTCGGCGGGTGCGCGATAGGCGACTCACCGTCTGCGGGCGTCGTCGATCCGTATCTGCGTGTGTACGGGTACAACGGGCTGCACGTGATGGACGGTTCGGTGGTGAGTGCCAATCTTGGTGTGAATCCCTCGTTGACCATCACCGCGCAAGCTGAGCGTGCATGCGCGCTGTGGCCCAACGCCGGCACCGATGACGCTCGGCCGGCGGTAGGGGCTCCGTATGTTCGCCTCGATCCGACGTTGCCGTCCAGCCCGGTGGTGCCCGAGCATGCTCCGGGAGCCCTGCGACTTCCCCTGATTCTCCGAACCGAGAAGGTGCCAGATGTGGAGCGTCCCTGA